GTGATCAAATCATACAAGTGCAGATATGGCGTTGCGTCTGCCATTGGTAGTTGGCGTTCCTTAAATAAGGTAATAAAATGATCGACTTCTGCCTGCCAGTCATCAGCACTAATGCCCTCGGCTTCGAGGTCATAAATAGCTGGTACTTCACGCAAGAAACTAACATACTGTCCGCGAATATTAAGGAAGCGATTACGGACAATATCTTGTTGAATTTCGTTGAAGCCACGCATCACCAGTTGGCGGGCGAAGAACCGATATTCGTCATCACTATTCTTAAACTCTTTCGGGCCGTCTTGTTGCATGGAGCGAATCTCTTCACCGCTTAGATTTTCAACGGCTTCTTGCACCCACTGGGATTTCATTTCGGATTCAATTTTCCGATTGAGCATTTTGATCAGCCGTTCCTTGGTGGCGGTTAGGCGATTGCCCATGTGATAATTTTCGTTGTAGCTATAAAAGATTTCATGAATCCGCCGGCGTGAAAAGAACACCTCACCACGGAAGCGAATGTCACGGAAGCGCAAGCCTGATTTTTCAAGACTTGTCGCATATTTCTTGGCTGTCTCAAAAAAGTCTAAGCTACCTTTGACACGTGCAATTTTCTTTTGAACTGGGGTTAGCTGTTGCTCGAACTGAGAGAAAAGGTTTTGGACGTCAATGTGTGGTAACCGTCGCGTGACATATTGGTAATAAGTGAATTGCACCATGTTCTGTTCGCCAAGTTCTGGCAAAACATTGCTGATGTAGTCAGAGAAAAGTTGGTTAGGACTGAACATAATCACCTGACTACTACTCAGGTTGCCCCGGTACCGATAAAGCAGATAAGCGACCCGCTGCAACACGGCACTGGTTTTCCCGGAGCCAGCTGCGCCTTGCACAAACAATAAGTCCGCTTTGGTGTCACGGATAATCTGGTTCTGTTCGCGCTGGATCGTGGTCACAATCGTCTTCATTTGGGTGTCTGACTTTTCGCCTAACACTTCCAGCAGCATCTGATCGCCGATGGTTTCGGTAGTATCGAACATTGTCTGAATTTTGCCGTTTTTAATGACAAATTGACGCTTCAAAGAAACCGTGACCTGTTGCGGGCCATCAGGCGTTTGATAGGTAACCTTGCCCAAACCGCCATCATAGTAAATTGAGCTGATCGGCGCGCGCCAGTCGTAGATGAGAAACTTACCAGCTTCATTGGTGAAGGAACCTAAGCCGATATAAATCGTCTCCGGCTTTTCCCGGCCTTCTTGGAAATCAATCCGCGCAAAATACGGATTGCCCATCAACCGCTTAACAGTCGCGAGTTGCTGCGCGCTTTGCTTCCACGCATTGGTTCGCTCATCAAGCACGCGTTGCTGTTGCTGGATTGAGGCCGCAGTTTCAATCGTTTCAGCGTAGTCGGTGAAGTTCAAGGAAAAATCATTGAAGAAGTTGTCACTGATGTTCTTCTCTTCAGACTTTGTCTTAGCCATCTCTTTTGAAAGACGGCTTTCGGCACCGGAGAGCTCCTTCATGATGCCTGTCAAATGTGTCTGCTCTTTTGCTTGTTCGTTCTCAGCCACGACGTCATCCCCTTTAACGGTTACTAAATAATCGTTATAACATCTTATCACTTATGCGTCTTGGTAGCAAAAGAGCTTGAGTAGAAGAGACTGTGGCGCAATCTGATTCTATTTTAGGCGTCAGAACACCGTAAGTCCGAGCTGGCTACGCGGCGATTGGGCTGGAACGCCGTGGGCACAGCTTTGAACTCGCGCAAAACCCGCGCGATTTCAAAGTCTGGCCTTGTTGTAGGCGGTAAACCGCCAACAACAATTTCACGGCTGAGTCCATCGCCGCTCCGCCAACTCGGACTATCGAGCATCCTCCGACTGAGATAGAAAGACAATTGCACACGGCCTTGCTCAAACTAGCCATCAATGGAAGCGGTCTAAAGCCTTCCCCGCAACAACGGCGTCCATGCTTCAAGCACGTACCCAACCGCCAAGCCAATCGCGACGCCTAATAATATTTGCTTGAATGGTAAGCTAATCAAAAGACCTAGCAACACGCATGTACCAACGATGACAGAGCGCCGATTGAAGAACCCCTGCCCTTGTTTTTTTGATTTATTATTTTGTGACATGATATTTCCTTTCTTTTATCCGCACTTTTCGTTACCATTGACCCATCTATTATCGCTGATTGGAGGACATTATGGAATCCATTTCGTTATTAATTGTGCTCACGGCGGCGTTTTTGACGCCGCTGCTGATGGCACATTTTCATATTAATAGTATCCCGACTGCTGTTGCGGAAATTTTGGTTGGCATTGTGCTAGGCAAAAGTGTCTTAGGCTGGGTCAGGACTGGTGGTGAGATGGGCTCGCTGAGTGAGTTGGGTGTCACCATTCTGATTTTTCTTTCCGGCATGGAAATTGACTTCTCGCTGTTCAAGCCCCAGCCCAAAACAACTGATGGACCCAAGCAGCCAAACCCGGTCATGCTAGCAATCACGGGATTTTTGACTGTCATCGTGCTTAGTCTCGGGTTTAGCTACTTCCTGCAACTCATTCACTTCTTTAACTATCCGATTTTTGCTACGATTTTGTTCACCACCATCGCGCTGGGTGTCGTGATTGCCGCGCTGAAGGAAAAAGAGTTGCTGCATCAGCCGATTGGCCAAACTATTTTATTAATTGCCGCCCTTGGTGAAGTGGTGCCGTTGGTAAGTTTGACGGTTTACTCAGCGTTAGCAGGCAAATCGGATCGTAATTTGTGGCTATTATTATTGTTGCTGCTTGCCGCCTTATTCCTCCTGAGCCGGTTTAAGCGCATCTACGGCTTCCTTGCCACCATTGATAAAAGTACAACGCAGTTAGACATTCGGCTGGCCTTCTTTCTGGTTTTTGCCTTAGTCACTGTGGCATCACGGGTCGGCGCCGAATCAATTCTCGGTGCCTTCCTAGCTGGCATGGTGATGAAACTGCTCGGTCCCCGGCAAGAAACGCAGGATAAGTTGACCTCATTAGGTTATGGGTTCTTCATTCCTATTTTCTTCATTGTCACCGGCGCTAATCTTGATCTAAAAGCACTGGTTGCCGACCCAAAAAGTCTTTCATTAATTCCACTAGTTCTGATCGGCTTCTTTATTGCTAAGATTGGCTTGATCCCAGTGCTGCGCCGGCGGTTTAAGCCTCAAAATGCCTTGGCTGGCGGTTTCTTGCTGACCACGACCATCACGCTGGTCATCCCGACCCTGACAGTTGGCCGCAATCTCGATATTTTATCAGACCAGCAATCCGGCGCGTTCACCCTCGCCGCTGTCATTGCCTGTGTCGCCGGCCCAATTCTCTTCAACACCTTTTTCCAGCCGGAACCGGAACATTTTAAAAAGACAAAAGTGACCTTCATCGGTGGCAATCTGCTGACAGTACCGATTGCCCAACATCTCAGTCCTGATCGCTATGAAGTAAAACTGTTGACAGATAAGCCAGAAAATTACCACACGTATAATTCAGAAATCAACATTGCCTTGGCAGCCTATACCGAATCCGCTTTGAAAGCCGCTGCTGCTTATGACTGTGACATCATGGTTCTTGGCGATTTCGATGCGGACACCAACTACGATCTCGCGACCATGGCATTAGCCGAAAAAGTGCCACGGATCATTGCGCGATTCGCTCCAAAAGATGCTACCAGTGATCGCTATGATCGCTTGCGAGCCCAAGGTGTCGAAGTGTTTAACGCCTTAGAGGCAAATGTTGCTTTGTTGCGGAGTCTCATTGAAACGCCGTCAACCTTGCAAATTCTAGATGACACCGTTGCTGGCATTTACGAAATCACCGTGCGCAACTCGCGATTTGCTGGCCTTGAATTGAAAAATCTGCCATTTATTGATGACATTACCGTTAGTCAAATCTATCGCAATAAAAAGTTCGTTGCACCGCATGGCGACACTTAAATTCATCTCGGCGATCATTTAATCTTTTCCGGTGACAAACACGTGATTCGCGACATTCGCGAACAAGTCGAGAAATTGAATTAAAGCTCACCGCATCGCGTGGTACAATGAGATTATTCTAAGAAAAAAAGGTGATCAAATGAAACAAGGGACAACAATCCTGACCTTAGACAATGGGTATCATTTGTGGACCAACACACAAGGTGAAGGCGATATCCATCTTCTTTGCTTGCATGGCGGCCCTGGTGGCACTCATGAGTATTGGGAAAACTTTGGCGAAGAGCTGGCCGATCTTGGCGTTCAGGTACATATGTACGACCAACTTGGCTCGTTTTATTCCGATCAGCCGGATTATACCGACCCGGAAATCGCTAAAAAATACCTGACCACTGACTACTTTCTTGGCGAAGTAGAAGAAGTTCGCCAAAAGCTGGGTCTGGATCATTTTTACCTCATCGGCCAAAGCTGGGGCGGTGCCTTAACCCAGCTATATGCCCTGAAATATGGTCAGCATCTTAAAGGCGCAATTATCTCTTCAATGGTCGACAACATCAACGAATACGTTGATCATATCAACCTCGTCCGTGAAGAAGCTTTGCCGCCGTCAGCGGTTAAGTACATGAAGAAAATTGAAAAAGCTGGTAACTGGGACGACCCGCAGTATCAGAAATATGTGGATGTCCTCAATCGCGGTTATGTTGATCGCAAACAGCCACCAGCAATTTCACACCTGATTAGCACCATGGCCACGCCTGTCTACAATGCTTTCCAAGGCGACAATGAGTTTGTTGTGACCGGTAAGTTGAAGAACTGGGATATCAGTGATCAGATTCACAATATCAAGGTGCCAACCTTGCTCACATTCGGCGAACATGAAACCATGCCACTGAAGTCAGCCCAACGTATGGCTGAGGTTATCCCACATGCCCGACTGGTCAGCACCCCAGACGGCGGCCACCATCACATGATTGATAACGCCCCAGTTTACTTCAAACATTTGAAGCAATTTATTTCTGATGTTGAAAATGGGACTTTTAACGACTAATATCACCGAACGCGCAGCAGTTAGCGACGCGTTTTTCTGACGAAGGAGTATGAAAGCATGGCTTATACAGTTGATTTTAAAACGGTCAGCACCATTGGTCTTGAAAGCTCGCCTGTTGCTGCAGCATTGGCAGGATTGCGCGCAAATGAAGCGCGTTACATCTGGAATAAGTATAAGGAACCTTATATCACTTATCCGGCTGCCGAAAAACCTGACAGTCTCGCGTGGGTTAATGAAATTCTTGCCGAACGCGACTTGCAAATTTCCGCCAAGCCCTTGGAAGTCAGCGATTTGAACTTACCGGATTTGCACTGGGTTGAGGTTTACTATCA
This genomic window from Lacticaseibacillus paracasei subsp. paracasei contains:
- a CDS encoding proline-specific peptidase family protein, with amino-acid sequence MKQGTTILTLDNGYHLWTNTQGEGDIHLLCLHGGPGGTHEYWENFGEELADLGVQVHMYDQLGSFYSDQPDYTDPEIAKKYLTTDYFLGEVEEVRQKLGLDHFYLIGQSWGGALTQLYALKYGQHLKGAIISSMVDNINEYVDHINLVREEALPPSAVKYMKKIEKAGNWDDPQYQKYVDVLNRGYVDRKQPPAISHLISTMATPVYNAFQGDNEFVVTGKLKNWDISDQIHNIKVPTLLTFGEHETMPLKSAQRMAEVIPHARLVSTPDGGHHHMIDNAPVYFKHLKQFISDVENGTFND
- the helD gene encoding RNA polymerase recycling motor HelD, which translates into the protein MAENEQAKEQTHLTGIMKELSGAESRLSKEMAKTKSEEKNISDNFFNDFSLNFTDYAETIETAASIQQQQRVLDERTNAWKQSAQQLATVKRLMGNPYFARIDFQEGREKPETIYIGLGSFTNEAGKFLIYDWRAPISSIYYDGGLGKVTYQTPDGPQQVTVSLKRQFVIKNGKIQTMFDTTETIGDQMLLEVLGEKSDTQMKTIVTTIQREQNQIIRDTKADLLFVQGAAGSGKTSAVLQRVAYLLYRYRGNLSSSQVIMFSPNQLFSDYISNVLPELGEQNMVQFTYYQYVTRRLPHIDVQNLFSQFEQQLTPVQKKIARVKGSLDFFETAKKYATSLEKSGLRFRDIRFRGEVFFSRRRIHEIFYSYNENYHMGNRLTATKERLIKMLNRKIESEMKSQWVQEAVENLSGEEIRSMQQDGPKEFKNSDDEYRFFARQLVMRGFNEIQQDIVRNRFLNIRGQYVSFLREVPAIYDLEAEGISADDWQAEVDHFITLFKERQLPMADATPYLHLYDLITGRHGEREMRYVFIDEIQDYTPYQLAYLKDSFPRAKFTLLGDLNQAIFTKDDSRTLINETSKLFDPEKTRVVQLTQSYRSTKQVTDFTKAILTSGQKIVAFNRQGPLPKLVVRPDEAGLMAALQDQLKINNEAKQTTAVIAKTLEAAEAIYEQMKAAGIKVTLIKSENQRLAAGVIVVPSFLAKGLEFDAVVLWQINAANYHEEDERELLYTVASRAMHRLTMLASPDVTPLLDKVPADLYERG